One window of the Canis aureus isolate CA01 chromosome 1, VMU_Caureus_v.1.0, whole genome shotgun sequence genome contains the following:
- the POLI gene encoding DNA polymerase iota isoform X2 has protein sequence MEQRRAGPEEEAGGDEAAEAGEAGCSPVAAAPEEPGGLVVPEGGPPARVIVHVDLDCFYAQVEMISNPELKGKPLELLEEFSPVVERLGFDENFVDLTEMVEKRLQQLQSDELSALTVSGHVYNNQYINLHDILHIRLLVGSQIAAEMREAMYNQLGLTGCAGVASNKLLAKLVSGVFKPNQQTVLLPESSQVLIQSLNHVKEMPGIGYKTAKRLEALGISSVYDLQTFSSKILEKELGISVAQRIQKLSFGEDNSPVTPSGPPQSFSEEDSFKKCSSEVEVKNKIEELLASLLNRVCQDGRKPHTIRLIIRRYSSENHCSRESRQCPIPSHIIQKLGTGNCDVITPMVDILMKLFRNMVNVKMPFHLTLLSVCLCNLKALNTSKKGTIDYYLTPSLSTTSRSGKRSFKMKDSHMEDFPKDKETNWDFLPSGRIESTRTGEAPRDTADFSKEKDSDEFPLRSLPEGIDQEVFKELPVDIQEEILSGKSGEKVQGKGSLNCPLHASRGVLSFFSTKQMQDSPLNPKDHLSNSKQISSVSSCEPGTSGLNSSSSSPPSSQKNYSHYIDSRLQDERMSQGPKESQGFHFSNTNPAVSIFHSFPNLQSEQLFSKNCSTDSHKEPVVTVSHHEGLKENREQDSSDEKITFPSDVDPEVFYELPEEVQKELLADWKRAGSDFHNVHK, from the exons ATGGAGCAGCGGcgggcggggcccgaggaggaaGCGGGCGGCGACGAGGCGGCGGAGGCGGGGGAGGCGGGCTGCAGCCCCGTGGCGGCCGCGCCGGAGGAGCCCGGCGGCCTCG TGGTGCCCGAAGGAGGCCCTCCAGCCAGAGTCATAGTTCACGTGGACCTGGATTGCTTTTATGCACAAGTAGAAATGATCTCCAACCCCGAACTGAAGGGCAAACCTTTAG AGTTGTTGGAAGAATTTAGTCCAGTTGTTGAGAGACTTGGATTTGATGAAAATTTTGTGGATCTAACAGAAATGGTTGAGAAGAGACTACAGCAACTTCAAAGTGATGAACTTTCAGCACTGACTGTGTCAGGTCATGTTTATAATAATCAGT atataaacCTGCATGACATCTTGCACATCAGATTACTTGTTGGATCTCAGATTGCAGCAGAGATGCGGGAAGCCATGTATAATCAACTGGGTCTCACTGGCTGTGCTGGAGTGGCTTCTAATAAATTATTGGCAAAATTAGTTTCTGGTGTTTTTAAACCAAATCAACAAACAGTCTTACTACCTGAAAGTTCTCAAGTTCTCATTCAGAGCTTGAACCATGTAAAGGAAATGCCTG GTATTGGCTATAAAACTGCCAAACGTCTTGAAGCTCTGGGTATCAGTAGTGTGTATGATCTTCAAACCTTTTCatccaaaatattagaaaaagaattaGGAATTTCAGTTGCTCAGCGTATCCAGAAGCTCAGTTTTGGAGAGGATAACTCTCCTGTGACACCTTCAGGACCACCTCAG TCCTTTAGTGAAgaagattcatttaaaaagtgttcATCAGAAGTCgaagttaaaaataagattgaAGAACTACTTGCCAGTCTCTTGAACAG AGTATGCCAAGATGGAAGGAAGCCACATACAATCAGATTAATAATCCGTCGATATTCATCTGAGAATCACTGTAGCCGTGAGAGTCGTCAGTGCCCTATTCCATCACATATAATTCAGAAGTTGGGGACAG GAAATTGCGATGTGATAACCCCCATGGTTGATATACTTATGAAACTTTTCCGAAATATGGTAAATGTGAAGATGCCGTTTCATCTTACTCTTTTAAGTGTGTGCCTCTGTAACCTTAAAGCACTAAATACTTCTAAGAAAGGGACTATTGATTATTATTTGACACCATCATTATCAACAACTTCACGGTCTGGCAAGCGCAGTTTT AAAATGAAAGACAGTCATATGGAAGATTTTcccaaagacaaagaaacaaattgGGATTTTCTACCATCTGGAAGAATTGAAAGTACAAGAACTGGGGAGGCTCCACGAGATACTGcagatttttctaaagaaaaagacAGTGATGAATTCCCACTCCGCTCACTTCCTGAAGGTATTGACCAAGAAGTCTTTAAGGAGCTTCCAGTAGATATTCAAGAAGAAATCCTTTCTGGAAAATCTGGAGAAAAAGTTCAAGGCAAAGGAAGTTTGAATTGTCCGTTACATGCCTCTAGAGGagtattatctttcttttctacaAAACAAATGCAAGATAGTCCCTTAAATCCTAAAGATCATTTATCCAATAGTAAACAGATATCGTCTGTATCTTCCTGTGAACCAGGAACATCAGGTTTAAATAGCAGTAGTTCCTCTCCTCCATCTAGCCAAAAGAATTATTCACATTATATAGACAGTAGATTACAAGATGAACGAATGAGTCAAGGACCTAAAGAATCTCAAGGATTTCATTTCTCAAATACAAACCCTGCTGTAtctattttccattcatttccaaATTTGCAGAGTGAGCAACTTTTCTCCAAGAACTGCTCTACAGATAGCCATAAGGAACCAGTAGTGACAGTCTCTCATCATGAAGGACTTAAAGAAAATAGAGAGCAAGATTCTAGTGATGAGAAAATTACCTTTCCTTCTGACGTTGATCCTGAAGTTTTCTATGAACTACCAGAAGAGGTACAAAAAGAGCTGTTGGCAGACTGGAAGAGAGCAGGATCAGATTTCCACAATGTACATAAATAA
- the POLI gene encoding DNA polymerase iota isoform X6 translates to MEQRRAGPEEEAGGDEAAEAGEAGCSPVAAAPEEPGGLVVPEGGPPARVIVHVDLDCFYAQVEMISNPELKGKPLGVQQKYLVVTCNYEARKLGVKKLMNVRDAKEKCPQLVLVNGEDLTRYREMSYKVTELLEEFSPVVERLGFDENFVDLTEMVEKRLQQLQSDELSALTVSGHVYNNQYINLHDILHIRLLVGSQIAAEMREAMYNQLGLTGCAGVASNKLLAKLVSGVFKPNQQTVLLPESSQVLIQSLNHVKEMPGIGYKTAKRLEALGISSVYDLQTFSSKILEKELGISVAQRIQKLSFGEDNSPVTPSGPPQSFSEEDSFKKCSSEVEVKNKIEELLASLLNRVCQDGRKPHTIRLIIRRYSSENHCSRESRQCPIPSHIIQKLGTENERQSYGRFSQRQRNKLGFSTIWKN, encoded by the exons ATGGAGCAGCGGcgggcggggcccgaggaggaaGCGGGCGGCGACGAGGCGGCGGAGGCGGGGGAGGCGGGCTGCAGCCCCGTGGCGGCCGCGCCGGAGGAGCCCGGCGGCCTCG TGGTGCCCGAAGGAGGCCCTCCAGCCAGAGTCATAGTTCACGTGGACCTGGATTGCTTTTATGCACAAGTAGAAATGATCTCCAACCCCGAACTGAAGGGCAAACCTTTAG gCGTTCAGCAGAAATATTTGGTAGTTACCTGCAACTATGAAGCTAGGAAACTTGGAGTTAAGAAACTAATGAATGTCAGagatgcaaaagaaaaatgtccACAGCTGGTGTTAGTTAATGGAGAAGACTTGACTCGTTACAGAGAGATGTCATATAAGGTTACAG AGTTGTTGGAAGAATTTAGTCCAGTTGTTGAGAGACTTGGATTTGATGAAAATTTTGTGGATCTAACAGAAATGGTTGAGAAGAGACTACAGCAACTTCAAAGTGATGAACTTTCAGCACTGACTGTGTCAGGTCATGTTTATAATAATCAGT atataaacCTGCATGACATCTTGCACATCAGATTACTTGTTGGATCTCAGATTGCAGCAGAGATGCGGGAAGCCATGTATAATCAACTGGGTCTCACTGGCTGTGCTGGAGTGGCTTCTAATAAATTATTGGCAAAATTAGTTTCTGGTGTTTTTAAACCAAATCAACAAACAGTCTTACTACCTGAAAGTTCTCAAGTTCTCATTCAGAGCTTGAACCATGTAAAGGAAATGCCTG GTATTGGCTATAAAACTGCCAAACGTCTTGAAGCTCTGGGTATCAGTAGTGTGTATGATCTTCAAACCTTTTCatccaaaatattagaaaaagaattaGGAATTTCAGTTGCTCAGCGTATCCAGAAGCTCAGTTTTGGAGAGGATAACTCTCCTGTGACACCTTCAGGACCACCTCAG TCCTTTAGTGAAgaagattcatttaaaaagtgttcATCAGAAGTCgaagttaaaaataagattgaAGAACTACTTGCCAGTCTCTTGAACAG AGTATGCCAAGATGGAAGGAAGCCACATACAATCAGATTAATAATCCGTCGATATTCATCTGAGAATCACTGTAGCCGTGAGAGTCGTCAGTGCCCTATTCCATCACATATAATTCAGAAGTTGGGGACAG AAAATGAAAGACAGTCATATGGAAGATTTTcccaaagacaaagaaacaaattgGGATTTTCTACCATCTGGAAGAATTGA
- the POLI gene encoding DNA polymerase iota isoform X7, with the protein MEQRRAGPEEEAGGDEAAEAGEAGCSPVAAAPEEPGGLVVPEGGPPARVIVHVDLDCFYAQVEMISNPELKGKPLGVQQKYLVVTCNYEARKLGVKKLMNVRDAKEKCPQLVLVNGEDLTRYREMSYKVTELLEEFSPVVERLGFDENFVDLTEMVEKRLQQLQSDELSALTVSGHVYNNQYINLHDILHIRLLVGSQIAAEMREAMYNQLGLTGCAGVASNKLLAKLVSGVFKPNQQTVLLPESSQVLIQSLNHVKEMPGIGYKTAKRLEALGISSVYDLQTFSSKILEKELGISVAQRIQKLSFGEDNSPVTPSGPPQSFSEEDSFKKCSSEVEVKNKIEELLASLLNRVCQDGRKPHTIRLIIRRYSSENHCSRESRQCPIPSHIIQKLGTGRRYGACIGRPGGNSHLRK; encoded by the exons ATGGAGCAGCGGcgggcggggcccgaggaggaaGCGGGCGGCGACGAGGCGGCGGAGGCGGGGGAGGCGGGCTGCAGCCCCGTGGCGGCCGCGCCGGAGGAGCCCGGCGGCCTCG TGGTGCCCGAAGGAGGCCCTCCAGCCAGAGTCATAGTTCACGTGGACCTGGATTGCTTTTATGCACAAGTAGAAATGATCTCCAACCCCGAACTGAAGGGCAAACCTTTAG gCGTTCAGCAGAAATATTTGGTAGTTACCTGCAACTATGAAGCTAGGAAACTTGGAGTTAAGAAACTAATGAATGTCAGagatgcaaaagaaaaatgtccACAGCTGGTGTTAGTTAATGGAGAAGACTTGACTCGTTACAGAGAGATGTCATATAAGGTTACAG AGTTGTTGGAAGAATTTAGTCCAGTTGTTGAGAGACTTGGATTTGATGAAAATTTTGTGGATCTAACAGAAATGGTTGAGAAGAGACTACAGCAACTTCAAAGTGATGAACTTTCAGCACTGACTGTGTCAGGTCATGTTTATAATAATCAGT atataaacCTGCATGACATCTTGCACATCAGATTACTTGTTGGATCTCAGATTGCAGCAGAGATGCGGGAAGCCATGTATAATCAACTGGGTCTCACTGGCTGTGCTGGAGTGGCTTCTAATAAATTATTGGCAAAATTAGTTTCTGGTGTTTTTAAACCAAATCAACAAACAGTCTTACTACCTGAAAGTTCTCAAGTTCTCATTCAGAGCTTGAACCATGTAAAGGAAATGCCTG GTATTGGCTATAAAACTGCCAAACGTCTTGAAGCTCTGGGTATCAGTAGTGTGTATGATCTTCAAACCTTTTCatccaaaatattagaaaaagaattaGGAATTTCAGTTGCTCAGCGTATCCAGAAGCTCAGTTTTGGAGAGGATAACTCTCCTGTGACACCTTCAGGACCACCTCAG TCCTTTAGTGAAgaagattcatttaaaaagtgttcATCAGAAGTCgaagttaaaaataagattgaAGAACTACTTGCCAGTCTCTTGAACAG AGTATGCCAAGATGGAAGGAAGCCACATACAATCAGATTAATAATCCGTCGATATTCATCTGAGAATCACTGTAGCCGTGAGAGTCGTCAGTGCCCTATTCCATCACATATAATTCAGAAGTTGGGGACAG GCAGAAGATACGGTGCCTGCATAGGAAGACCTGGAGGAAACAGCCATCTGAG AAAATGA
- the POLI gene encoding DNA polymerase iota isoform X3 encodes MEQRRAGPEEEAGGDEAAEAGEAGCSPVAAAPEEPGGLVVPEGGPPARVIVHVDLDCFYAQVEMISNPELKGKPLGVQQKYLVVTCNYEARKLGVKKLMNVRDAKEKCPQLVLVNGEDLTRYREMSYKVTELLEEFSPVVERLGFDENFVDLTEMVEKRLQQLQSDELSALTVSGHVYNNQCIGYKTAKRLEALGISSVYDLQTFSSKILEKELGISVAQRIQKLSFGEDNSPVTPSGPPQSFSEEDSFKKCSSEVEVKNKIEELLASLLNRVCQDGRKPHTIRLIIRRYSSENHCSRESRQCPIPSHIIQKLGTGNCDVITPMVDILMKLFRNMVNVKMPFHLTLLSVCLCNLKALNTSKKGTIDYYLTPSLSTTSRSGKRSFKMKDSHMEDFPKDKETNWDFLPSGRIESTRTGEAPRDTADFSKEKDSDEFPLRSLPEGIDQEVFKELPVDIQEEILSGKSGEKVQGKGSLNCPLHASRGVLSFFSTKQMQDSPLNPKDHLSNSKQISSVSSCEPGTSGLNSSSSSPPSSQKNYSHYIDSRLQDERMSQGPKESQGFHFSNTNPAVSIFHSFPNLQSEQLFSKNCSTDSHKEPVVTVSHHEGLKENREQDSSDEKITFPSDVDPEVFYELPEEVQKELLADWKRAGSDFHNVHK; translated from the exons ATGGAGCAGCGGcgggcggggcccgaggaggaaGCGGGCGGCGACGAGGCGGCGGAGGCGGGGGAGGCGGGCTGCAGCCCCGTGGCGGCCGCGCCGGAGGAGCCCGGCGGCCTCG TGGTGCCCGAAGGAGGCCCTCCAGCCAGAGTCATAGTTCACGTGGACCTGGATTGCTTTTATGCACAAGTAGAAATGATCTCCAACCCCGAACTGAAGGGCAAACCTTTAG gCGTTCAGCAGAAATATTTGGTAGTTACCTGCAACTATGAAGCTAGGAAACTTGGAGTTAAGAAACTAATGAATGTCAGagatgcaaaagaaaaatgtccACAGCTGGTGTTAGTTAATGGAGAAGACTTGACTCGTTACAGAGAGATGTCATATAAGGTTACAG AGTTGTTGGAAGAATTTAGTCCAGTTGTTGAGAGACTTGGATTTGATGAAAATTTTGTGGATCTAACAGAAATGGTTGAGAAGAGACTACAGCAACTTCAAAGTGATGAACTTTCAGCACTGACTGTGTCAGGTCATGTTTATAATAATCAGT GTATTGGCTATAAAACTGCCAAACGTCTTGAAGCTCTGGGTATCAGTAGTGTGTATGATCTTCAAACCTTTTCatccaaaatattagaaaaagaattaGGAATTTCAGTTGCTCAGCGTATCCAGAAGCTCAGTTTTGGAGAGGATAACTCTCCTGTGACACCTTCAGGACCACCTCAG TCCTTTAGTGAAgaagattcatttaaaaagtgttcATCAGAAGTCgaagttaaaaataagattgaAGAACTACTTGCCAGTCTCTTGAACAG AGTATGCCAAGATGGAAGGAAGCCACATACAATCAGATTAATAATCCGTCGATATTCATCTGAGAATCACTGTAGCCGTGAGAGTCGTCAGTGCCCTATTCCATCACATATAATTCAGAAGTTGGGGACAG GAAATTGCGATGTGATAACCCCCATGGTTGATATACTTATGAAACTTTTCCGAAATATGGTAAATGTGAAGATGCCGTTTCATCTTACTCTTTTAAGTGTGTGCCTCTGTAACCTTAAAGCACTAAATACTTCTAAGAAAGGGACTATTGATTATTATTTGACACCATCATTATCAACAACTTCACGGTCTGGCAAGCGCAGTTTT AAAATGAAAGACAGTCATATGGAAGATTTTcccaaagacaaagaaacaaattgGGATTTTCTACCATCTGGAAGAATTGAAAGTACAAGAACTGGGGAGGCTCCACGAGATACTGcagatttttctaaagaaaaagacAGTGATGAATTCCCACTCCGCTCACTTCCTGAAGGTATTGACCAAGAAGTCTTTAAGGAGCTTCCAGTAGATATTCAAGAAGAAATCCTTTCTGGAAAATCTGGAGAAAAAGTTCAAGGCAAAGGAAGTTTGAATTGTCCGTTACATGCCTCTAGAGGagtattatctttcttttctacaAAACAAATGCAAGATAGTCCCTTAAATCCTAAAGATCATTTATCCAATAGTAAACAGATATCGTCTGTATCTTCCTGTGAACCAGGAACATCAGGTTTAAATAGCAGTAGTTCCTCTCCTCCATCTAGCCAAAAGAATTATTCACATTATATAGACAGTAGATTACAAGATGAACGAATGAGTCAAGGACCTAAAGAATCTCAAGGATTTCATTTCTCAAATACAAACCCTGCTGTAtctattttccattcatttccaaATTTGCAGAGTGAGCAACTTTTCTCCAAGAACTGCTCTACAGATAGCCATAAGGAACCAGTAGTGACAGTCTCTCATCATGAAGGACTTAAAGAAAATAGAGAGCAAGATTCTAGTGATGAGAAAATTACCTTTCCTTCTGACGTTGATCCTGAAGTTTTCTATGAACTACCAGAAGAGGTACAAAAAGAGCTGTTGGCAGACTGGAAGAGAGCAGGATCAGATTTCCACAATGTACATAAATAA
- the POLI gene encoding DNA polymerase iota isoform X4 produces the protein MVEKRLQQLQSDELSALTVSGHVYNNQYINLHDILHIRLLVGSQIAAEMREAMYNQLGLTGCAGVASNKLLAKLVSGVFKPNQQTVLLPESSQVLIQSLNHVKEMPGIGYKTAKRLEALGISSVYDLQTFSSKILEKELGISVAQRIQKLSFGEDNSPVTPSGPPQSFSEEDSFKKCSSEVEVKNKIEELLASLLNRVCQDGRKPHTIRLIIRRYSSENHCSRESRQCPIPSHIIQKLGTGNCDVITPMVDILMKLFRNMVNVKMPFHLTLLSVCLCNLKALNTSKKGTIDYYLTPSLSTTSRSGKRSFKMKDSHMEDFPKDKETNWDFLPSGRIESTRTGEAPRDTADFSKEKDSDEFPLRSLPEGIDQEVFKELPVDIQEEILSGKSGEKVQGKGSLNCPLHASRGVLSFFSTKQMQDSPLNPKDHLSNSKQISSVSSCEPGTSGLNSSSSSPPSSQKNYSHYIDSRLQDERMSQGPKESQGFHFSNTNPAVSIFHSFPNLQSEQLFSKNCSTDSHKEPVVTVSHHEGLKENREQDSSDEKITFPSDVDPEVFYELPEEVQKELLADWKRAGSDFHNVHK, from the exons ATGGTTGAGAAGAGACTACAGCAACTTCAAAGTGATGAACTTTCAGCACTGACTGTGTCAGGTCATGTTTATAATAATCAGT atataaacCTGCATGACATCTTGCACATCAGATTACTTGTTGGATCTCAGATTGCAGCAGAGATGCGGGAAGCCATGTATAATCAACTGGGTCTCACTGGCTGTGCTGGAGTGGCTTCTAATAAATTATTGGCAAAATTAGTTTCTGGTGTTTTTAAACCAAATCAACAAACAGTCTTACTACCTGAAAGTTCTCAAGTTCTCATTCAGAGCTTGAACCATGTAAAGGAAATGCCTG GTATTGGCTATAAAACTGCCAAACGTCTTGAAGCTCTGGGTATCAGTAGTGTGTATGATCTTCAAACCTTTTCatccaaaatattagaaaaagaattaGGAATTTCAGTTGCTCAGCGTATCCAGAAGCTCAGTTTTGGAGAGGATAACTCTCCTGTGACACCTTCAGGACCACCTCAG TCCTTTAGTGAAgaagattcatttaaaaagtgttcATCAGAAGTCgaagttaaaaataagattgaAGAACTACTTGCCAGTCTCTTGAACAG AGTATGCCAAGATGGAAGGAAGCCACATACAATCAGATTAATAATCCGTCGATATTCATCTGAGAATCACTGTAGCCGTGAGAGTCGTCAGTGCCCTATTCCATCACATATAATTCAGAAGTTGGGGACAG GAAATTGCGATGTGATAACCCCCATGGTTGATATACTTATGAAACTTTTCCGAAATATGGTAAATGTGAAGATGCCGTTTCATCTTACTCTTTTAAGTGTGTGCCTCTGTAACCTTAAAGCACTAAATACTTCTAAGAAAGGGACTATTGATTATTATTTGACACCATCATTATCAACAACTTCACGGTCTGGCAAGCGCAGTTTT AAAATGAAAGACAGTCATATGGAAGATTTTcccaaagacaaagaaacaaattgGGATTTTCTACCATCTGGAAGAATTGAAAGTACAAGAACTGGGGAGGCTCCACGAGATACTGcagatttttctaaagaaaaagacAGTGATGAATTCCCACTCCGCTCACTTCCTGAAGGTATTGACCAAGAAGTCTTTAAGGAGCTTCCAGTAGATATTCAAGAAGAAATCCTTTCTGGAAAATCTGGAGAAAAAGTTCAAGGCAAAGGAAGTTTGAATTGTCCGTTACATGCCTCTAGAGGagtattatctttcttttctacaAAACAAATGCAAGATAGTCCCTTAAATCCTAAAGATCATTTATCCAATAGTAAACAGATATCGTCTGTATCTTCCTGTGAACCAGGAACATCAGGTTTAAATAGCAGTAGTTCCTCTCCTCCATCTAGCCAAAAGAATTATTCACATTATATAGACAGTAGATTACAAGATGAACGAATGAGTCAAGGACCTAAAGAATCTCAAGGATTTCATTTCTCAAATACAAACCCTGCTGTAtctattttccattcatttccaaATTTGCAGAGTGAGCAACTTTTCTCCAAGAACTGCTCTACAGATAGCCATAAGGAACCAGTAGTGACAGTCTCTCATCATGAAGGACTTAAAGAAAATAGAGAGCAAGATTCTAGTGATGAGAAAATTACCTTTCCTTCTGACGTTGATCCTGAAGTTTTCTATGAACTACCAGAAGAGGTACAAAAAGAGCTGTTGGCAGACTGGAAGAGAGCAGGATCAGATTTCCACAATGTACATAAATAA
- the POLI gene encoding DNA polymerase iota isoform X1 — MEQRRAGPEEEAGGDEAAEAGEAGCSPVAAAPEEPGGLVVPEGGPPARVIVHVDLDCFYAQVEMISNPELKGKPLGVQQKYLVVTCNYEARKLGVKKLMNVRDAKEKCPQLVLVNGEDLTRYREMSYKVTELLEEFSPVVERLGFDENFVDLTEMVEKRLQQLQSDELSALTVSGHVYNNQYINLHDILHIRLLVGSQIAAEMREAMYNQLGLTGCAGVASNKLLAKLVSGVFKPNQQTVLLPESSQVLIQSLNHVKEMPGIGYKTAKRLEALGISSVYDLQTFSSKILEKELGISVAQRIQKLSFGEDNSPVTPSGPPQSFSEEDSFKKCSSEVEVKNKIEELLASLLNRVCQDGRKPHTIRLIIRRYSSENHCSRESRQCPIPSHIIQKLGTGNCDVITPMVDILMKLFRNMVNVKMPFHLTLLSVCLCNLKALNTSKKGTIDYYLTPSLSTTSRSGKRSFKMKDSHMEDFPKDKETNWDFLPSGRIESTRTGEAPRDTADFSKEKDSDEFPLRSLPEGIDQEVFKELPVDIQEEILSGKSGEKVQGKGSLNCPLHASRGVLSFFSTKQMQDSPLNPKDHLSNSKQISSVSSCEPGTSGLNSSSSSPPSSQKNYSHYIDSRLQDERMSQGPKESQGFHFSNTNPAVSIFHSFPNLQSEQLFSKNCSTDSHKEPVVTVSHHEGLKENREQDSSDEKITFPSDVDPEVFYELPEEVQKELLADWKRAGSDFHNVHK; from the exons ATGGAGCAGCGGcgggcggggcccgaggaggaaGCGGGCGGCGACGAGGCGGCGGAGGCGGGGGAGGCGGGCTGCAGCCCCGTGGCGGCCGCGCCGGAGGAGCCCGGCGGCCTCG TGGTGCCCGAAGGAGGCCCTCCAGCCAGAGTCATAGTTCACGTGGACCTGGATTGCTTTTATGCACAAGTAGAAATGATCTCCAACCCCGAACTGAAGGGCAAACCTTTAG gCGTTCAGCAGAAATATTTGGTAGTTACCTGCAACTATGAAGCTAGGAAACTTGGAGTTAAGAAACTAATGAATGTCAGagatgcaaaagaaaaatgtccACAGCTGGTGTTAGTTAATGGAGAAGACTTGACTCGTTACAGAGAGATGTCATATAAGGTTACAG AGTTGTTGGAAGAATTTAGTCCAGTTGTTGAGAGACTTGGATTTGATGAAAATTTTGTGGATCTAACAGAAATGGTTGAGAAGAGACTACAGCAACTTCAAAGTGATGAACTTTCAGCACTGACTGTGTCAGGTCATGTTTATAATAATCAGT atataaacCTGCATGACATCTTGCACATCAGATTACTTGTTGGATCTCAGATTGCAGCAGAGATGCGGGAAGCCATGTATAATCAACTGGGTCTCACTGGCTGTGCTGGAGTGGCTTCTAATAAATTATTGGCAAAATTAGTTTCTGGTGTTTTTAAACCAAATCAACAAACAGTCTTACTACCTGAAAGTTCTCAAGTTCTCATTCAGAGCTTGAACCATGTAAAGGAAATGCCTG GTATTGGCTATAAAACTGCCAAACGTCTTGAAGCTCTGGGTATCAGTAGTGTGTATGATCTTCAAACCTTTTCatccaaaatattagaaaaagaattaGGAATTTCAGTTGCTCAGCGTATCCAGAAGCTCAGTTTTGGAGAGGATAACTCTCCTGTGACACCTTCAGGACCACCTCAG TCCTTTAGTGAAgaagattcatttaaaaagtgttcATCAGAAGTCgaagttaaaaataagattgaAGAACTACTTGCCAGTCTCTTGAACAG AGTATGCCAAGATGGAAGGAAGCCACATACAATCAGATTAATAATCCGTCGATATTCATCTGAGAATCACTGTAGCCGTGAGAGTCGTCAGTGCCCTATTCCATCACATATAATTCAGAAGTTGGGGACAG GAAATTGCGATGTGATAACCCCCATGGTTGATATACTTATGAAACTTTTCCGAAATATGGTAAATGTGAAGATGCCGTTTCATCTTACTCTTTTAAGTGTGTGCCTCTGTAACCTTAAAGCACTAAATACTTCTAAGAAAGGGACTATTGATTATTATTTGACACCATCATTATCAACAACTTCACGGTCTGGCAAGCGCAGTTTT AAAATGAAAGACAGTCATATGGAAGATTTTcccaaagacaaagaaacaaattgGGATTTTCTACCATCTGGAAGAATTGAAAGTACAAGAACTGGGGAGGCTCCACGAGATACTGcagatttttctaaagaaaaagacAGTGATGAATTCCCACTCCGCTCACTTCCTGAAGGTATTGACCAAGAAGTCTTTAAGGAGCTTCCAGTAGATATTCAAGAAGAAATCCTTTCTGGAAAATCTGGAGAAAAAGTTCAAGGCAAAGGAAGTTTGAATTGTCCGTTACATGCCTCTAGAGGagtattatctttcttttctacaAAACAAATGCAAGATAGTCCCTTAAATCCTAAAGATCATTTATCCAATAGTAAACAGATATCGTCTGTATCTTCCTGTGAACCAGGAACATCAGGTTTAAATAGCAGTAGTTCCTCTCCTCCATCTAGCCAAAAGAATTATTCACATTATATAGACAGTAGATTACAAGATGAACGAATGAGTCAAGGACCTAAAGAATCTCAAGGATTTCATTTCTCAAATACAAACCCTGCTGTAtctattttccattcatttccaaATTTGCAGAGTGAGCAACTTTTCTCCAAGAACTGCTCTACAGATAGCCATAAGGAACCAGTAGTGACAGTCTCTCATCATGAAGGACTTAAAGAAAATAGAGAGCAAGATTCTAGTGATGAGAAAATTACCTTTCCTTCTGACGTTGATCCTGAAGTTTTCTATGAACTACCAGAAGAGGTACAAAAAGAGCTGTTGGCAGACTGGAAGAGAGCAGGATCAGATTTCCACAATGTACATAAATAA